From Streptomyces sp. NBC_00690, a single genomic window includes:
- a CDS encoding peroxiredoxin, producing the protein MAIDVGTEAPAFELKDNHGRTVRLADFRGEKNVVLLFYPFAFTGVCTGELCALRDELPAFVNDDTQLLAVSNDSIHTLRVFAEQEGLEYPLLSDFWPHGEVSRAYGVFDEEKGCAVRGTFIIDKEGVVRWSVVNALPDARDLNEYTKALAAI; encoded by the coding sequence ATGGCGATTGACGTCGGCACCGAGGCACCCGCATTCGAGCTGAAGGACAACCACGGGCGCACGGTGAGGCTCGCCGACTTCCGCGGTGAGAAGAACGTGGTGCTCCTCTTCTACCCCTTCGCCTTCACCGGTGTGTGCACGGGCGAGCTGTGCGCGCTCCGCGACGAGCTCCCGGCGTTCGTCAACGACGACACCCAGCTGCTGGCCGTCTCCAACGACTCGATCCACACCCTGCGCGTCTTCGCCGAGCAGGAGGGACTGGAGTACCCGCTGCTGTCCGACTTCTGGCCGCACGGCGAGGTGTCCAGGGCGTACGGGGTCTTCGACGAGGAGAAGGGCTGCGCCGTGCGTGGCACCTTCATCATCGACAAGGAGGGCGTCGTCCGCTGGAGCGTCGTGAACGCCCTGCCGGACGCCCGCGACCTGAACGAGTACACCAAGGCCCTCGCGGCCATCTGA
- a CDS encoding DUF3052 domain-containing protein, with product MSATADHAEERTNPAARLGFEPGQVVQEIGYDEDADQDLREGIESVIGQDLVDEEYDDVADAVVLWFRDEDGDLTDTLVDSISLLDEGGLIWLLTPKTGREGYVEPSDISDAAQTAGLSQTKSISVAKDWSGSRLVAPKAKR from the coding sequence GTGAGCGCGACCGCGGACCACGCGGAGGAGCGGACCAACCCAGCAGCAAGGCTGGGGTTCGAGCCCGGACAGGTGGTCCAGGAGATCGGCTACGACGAGGACGCCGACCAGGATCTCCGTGAAGGCATCGAGTCCGTGATCGGCCAGGACCTCGTGGACGAGGAGTACGACGACGTCGCAGACGCAGTCGTCCTCTGGTTCCGCGATGAGGACGGCGACCTGACGGACACGCTGGTGGACTCCATCAGCCTGCTCGACGAAGGCGGCCTGATCTGGCTCCTTACGCCGAAGACGGGCCGGGAGGGCTACGTGGAGCCCAGCGACATCAGCGATGCCGCGCAGACTGCCGGTCTCTCGCAGACCAAGAGCATCAGTGTGGCCAAGGACTGGTCCGGCAGCCGGCTGGTGGCACCCAAGGCGAAGCGCTGA
- a CDS encoding peptidase inhibitor family I36 protein, which produces MRRHTIALSALIALAALSTALTPAGPALAATRLGECPTGALCLWERSGFGGARQLYELSGTDIESCIPLRAGTTAQSLANRTGRPVTTYQSAECQETGEFETYPGSGTWSPQSPYRVRAFKIWES; this is translated from the coding sequence ATGCGACGACACACCATCGCCCTGTCCGCACTCATCGCCCTGGCCGCCCTGAGCACGGCCCTCACCCCGGCGGGGCCGGCGCTGGCCGCGACGCGACTGGGGGAGTGCCCCACGGGCGCGCTCTGTCTGTGGGAGCGGTCCGGCTTCGGCGGAGCCCGGCAGCTGTACGAGCTCTCCGGCACCGACATCGAGAGCTGCATCCCGTTGCGCGCGGGGACCACCGCACAGTCGCTCGCCAACCGCACCGGGCGGCCCGTCACCACCTACCAGTCCGCCGAGTGCCAGGAGACGGGCGAGTTCGAGACCTATCCCGGCTCCGGGACCTGGTCGCCCCAGTCGCCCTACCGGGTCCGGGCGTTCAAGATCTGGGAGAGCTAG
- a CDS encoding TerD family protein, producing MAFWDNLWQGGSTQFDSGNAATNSISLNRRRPSVSLTKQGAASGHLRVNLSWRMRTSDIEGRQQNSLLRHPFKLFKPEVVQAHTQGMVNVDLDLGCLYEMADGSKGVVQPLGNFFGSTNEAPYVKLSGDDRFGSGSGETIYVNLDHHAEIKRLLFFVYIYDQTPAFDRTHAQVTLYPSSGPRVEIELDERAPEARSCAVFSVDNTKGELVVRREVRFVYGFQAELDRLYGWGLQWGRGYKSRV from the coding sequence ATGGCCTTCTGGGACAACCTGTGGCAGGGCGGGTCGACGCAGTTCGACTCCGGCAATGCCGCGACGAACTCCATCTCACTCAACCGGCGCCGCCCCTCGGTGTCGCTCACCAAACAGGGAGCGGCCAGCGGCCATCTGCGGGTCAACCTCTCCTGGCGGATGCGGACGTCCGACATCGAGGGCAGGCAGCAGAACAGTCTGCTGCGCCACCCCTTCAAGCTCTTCAAGCCCGAGGTGGTCCAGGCCCACACCCAGGGCATGGTCAACGTCGACCTCGACCTCGGCTGCCTCTACGAAATGGCCGACGGCAGCAAGGGAGTGGTCCAGCCGCTGGGCAACTTCTTCGGTTCCACCAATGAGGCGCCGTACGTCAAACTCAGCGGCGACGACCGGTTTGGCTCCGGTTCCGGCGAGACCATCTACGTCAACCTCGATCATCACGCCGAGATCAAACGACTGCTGTTCTTCGTCTACATCTACGACCAGACCCCGGCCTTCGATCGTACGCACGCCCAGGTGACCCTCTATCCGAGCAGTGGCCCCCGGGTCGAGATCGAGCTCGACGAACGCGCGCCCGAGGCCCGTTCCTGTGCCGTGTTCTCCGTCGACAACACCAAGGGAGAACTGGTCGTACGTCGTGAGGTGAGGTTCGTCTACGGCTTCCAGGCGGAGCTGGACCGACTGTACGGCTGGGGCCTCCAGTGGGGCCGCGGGTACAAGTCGCGGGTCTGA
- a CDS encoding TerD family protein — protein sequence MGVTLAKGGNVSLSKAAPNLTHVLVGLGWDARSTTGADFDLDASALLCGNGRVLGDDYFVFYNNLKSPEGSVEHTGDNLTGVGDGDDESLIVDLTKVPQTVDKIVFPVSIHDADNRGQSFGQVSNAFIRVVNQADGQELARYDLSEDASTETAMIFGELYRYGVEWKFRAVGQGYASGLRGIALDFGVNVS from the coding sequence ATGGGCGTCACGCTCGCCAAGGGAGGCAACGTCTCCCTCTCCAAGGCCGCACCCAATCTCACGCATGTGCTGGTGGGACTGGGCTGGGACGCACGCTCCACCACCGGAGCCGACTTCGACCTCGACGCGAGCGCACTGCTCTGCGGCAACGGTCGCGTCCTGGGCGACGACTACTTCGTCTTCTACAACAACCTGAAGAGTCCCGAGGGTTCCGTCGAGCACACCGGTGACAACCTCACGGGCGTCGGCGACGGCGACGACGAGTCCCTGATCGTGGACCTCACCAAGGTGCCGCAGACGGTCGACAAGATTGTCTTTCCGGTCTCCATCCATGATGCGGACAATCGCGGCCAGTCGTTCGGCCAAGTGAGCAATGCCTTCATCCGCGTGGTCAACCAGGCGGACGGCCAGGAGTTGGCGCGTTACGACCTGAGTGAGGACGCTTCGACCGAGACCGCGATGATCTTCGGTGAGCTGTACCGGTATGGCGTGGAGTGGAAGTTCCGCGCCGTCGGCCAGGGGTACGCGTCGGGACTGCGGGGCATCGCTCTAGACTTCGGGGTCAATGTTTCGTAA
- the aceE gene encoding pyruvate dehydrogenase (acetyl-transferring), homodimeric type — MASGSDRNPIIIGGLPSQVPDFDPEETQEWLDSLDAAVDERGRERARYLMLRLIERAREKRVAVPEMRSTDYVNTIATKDEPFFPGNEEVERKVLNATRWNAAVMVSRAQRPGIGVGGHIATFASSASLYDVGFNHFFRGKDEGDGGDQIFFQGHASPGIYARAFLLDRLSETQLDAFRQEKSKYPNGLSSYPHPRLMPGFWEFPTVSMGLGPLGAIYQARMNRYMQARGVADTSKSHVWAFLGDGEMDEPESLGQLSIASREGLDNLTFVVNCNLQRLDGPVRGNGKIIQELESQFRGAGWNVIKLVWDRSWDPLLAQDRDGLLVNKLNTTPDGQFQTYATETGAYIREHFFGGDQRLRAMVENMSDEQILHLGRGGHDHRKVFAAFAAAKAHKGQPTVILAQTVKGWTLGPNFEGRNATHQMKKLTVDDLKGFRDRLHIPIADSQLEGGLPPYYHPGRDSEEIQYMHDRRKALGGYVPTRVVRAKPLALPEDKTYAAVRKGSGQQSIATTMAFVRLLKDLMRDKEIGKRFVLIAPDEYRTFGMDSFFPSAKIYNPLGQQYESVDRELLLAYKESPTGQMLHDGISEAGCTASLIAAGSAYATHGEPLIPVYVFYSMFGFQRTGDQFWQMADQLARGFVLGATAGRTTLTGEGLQHADGHSQLLASTNPGCVAYDPAFGFEIAHIVKDGLRRMYGGTPEENEDVFYYLTVYNEPIQHPAEPENVDVDGILKGVYRYKSAEQGQIPAQILASGVAVPWAVEAQQILATDWNVRADVWSATSWNELRREAVSVEEYNLLHPEEEQRVPYVTRKFSGVEGPFVAVSDWMRSVPDQISRWVPGTYASLGADGFGFADTRGAARRYFHIDAQSIVLGVLTELAREGKVDRSVLKQAVDRYQLLDVAAADPGPAGGDA, encoded by the coding sequence GTGGCTTCCGGATCAGATCGCAACCCGATCATCATTGGCGGCCTTCCCAGTCAGGTTCCGGACTTCGATCCCGAAGAGACCCAGGAATGGCTGGACTCACTCGACGCCGCCGTCGACGAGCGAGGCCGGGAACGGGCCCGCTATCTGATGCTCCGCCTCATCGAGCGCGCCCGTGAGAAGCGCGTGGCCGTGCCCGAGATGCGCAGCACGGACTATGTGAACACCATCGCCACCAAGGACGAGCCGTTCTTCCCCGGCAACGAGGAGGTCGAGCGCAAGGTCCTCAACGCGACCCGCTGGAACGCCGCGGTGATGGTCTCCCGCGCCCAGCGTCCCGGGATCGGCGTCGGCGGCCACATCGCCACCTTCGCGTCCTCAGCCTCGCTCTACGACGTTGGCTTCAACCACTTCTTCCGGGGCAAGGACGAGGGCGACGGCGGCGACCAGATCTTCTTCCAGGGCCATGCCTCGCCCGGCATCTACGCCCGCGCCTTCCTGCTCGACCGGCTGAGCGAGACCCAGCTCGACGCCTTCCGCCAGGAGAAGTCGAAGTATCCGAACGGGCTCTCCAGCTACCCGCACCCGCGGCTGATGCCGGGCTTCTGGGAGTTCCCGACGGTCTCGATGGGCCTCGGCCCCCTCGGCGCGATCTACCAGGCCCGGATGAACCGCTATATGCAGGCCCGGGGCGTCGCGGACACCTCGAAGTCGCATGTGTGGGCGTTCCTCGGTGACGGCGAGATGGACGAGCCCGAGTCGCTCGGTCAGCTCTCCATCGCCTCCCGTGAGGGCCTGGACAACCTCACCTTCGTCGTCAACTGCAACCTCCAGCGGCTCGACGGTCCGGTACGCGGCAACGGCAAGATCATCCAGGAGCTGGAGTCGCAGTTCCGCGGCGCCGGCTGGAATGTGATCAAGCTGGTCTGGGACCGCTCCTGGGACCCGCTGCTGGCGCAGGACCGCGACGGCCTGCTGGTGAACAAGCTGAACACCACCCCCGACGGCCAGTTCCAGACGTACGCCACCGAGACCGGTGCGTACATCCGCGAGCACTTCTTCGGTGGGGACCAGCGGCTGCGCGCCATGGTCGAGAACATGTCCGACGAGCAGATCCTGCACCTCGGTCGCGGTGGCCACGACCACCGCAAGGTGTTCGCGGCGTTCGCGGCGGCCAAGGCCCACAAGGGCCAGCCGACCGTGATCCTCGCCCAGACGGTCAAGGGCTGGACCCTCGGCCCGAACTTCGAGGGCCGCAACGCCACCCACCAGATGAAGAAGCTCACGGTCGACGACCTCAAGGGCTTCCGGGACCGGCTGCACATCCCGATCGCGGACTCCCAGCTGGAAGGCGGCCTGCCGCCGTACTACCACCCGGGTCGCGACTCGGAGGAGATCCAGTACATGCACGACCGCCGCAAGGCGCTGGGCGGCTATGTGCCGACCCGCGTCGTGCGGGCGAAGCCCCTGGCGCTGCCCGAGGACAAGACCTACGCGGCCGTGCGCAAGGGCTCGGGGCAGCAGTCGATCGCCACCACCATGGCGTTCGTGCGGCTGCTGAAGGACCTGATGCGGGACAAGGAGATCGGCAAGCGGTTCGTGCTGATCGCGCCCGACGAGTACCGCACCTTCGGGATGGACTCCTTCTTCCCGAGCGCGAAGATCTACAACCCGCTGGGCCAGCAGTACGAGTCCGTGGACCGCGAGCTGCTGCTCGCCTACAAGGAGTCGCCGACCGGCCAGATGCTGCACGACGGCATCTCCGAGGCGGGCTGCACGGCCTCGCTGATCGCCGCCGGTTCCGCGTACGCCACCCACGGCGAGCCGCTGATCCCGGTGTACGTCTTCTACTCGATGTTCGGTTTCCAGCGCACCGGTGACCAGTTCTGGCAGATGGCTGACCAGTTGGCGCGTGGTTTCGTCCTGGGCGCGACCGCGGGCCGCACGACGCTGACCGGCGAGGGCCTTCAGCACGCGGACGGCCATTCGCAGCTGCTGGCTTCGACCAACCCCGGCTGTGTGGCGTACGACCCGGCGTTCGGGTTCGAGATCGCCCACATCGTCAAGGACGGTCTGCGGCGGATGTACGGAGGGACGCCCGAGGAGAACGAGGACGTCTTCTACTACCTGACCGTCTACAACGAGCCGATCCAGCACCCGGCCGAGCCGGAGAACGTGGACGTGGACGGCATCCTCAAGGGCGTCTACCGCTACAAGAGCGCCGAGCAGGGGCAGATCCCGGCACAGATCCTGGCATCCGGTGTGGCCGTGCCGTGGGCCGTCGAGGCCCAGCAGATCCTGGCGACGGACTGGAACGTGCGCGCCGACGTCTGGTCGGCGACGTCCTGGAACGAGCTGCGCCGCGAGGCGGTGTCGGTGGAGGAGTACAACCTGCTGCACCCCGAGGAGGAGCAGCGCGTTCCGTACGTCACGCGCAAATTCTCCGGTGTCGAGGGTCCGTTCGTGGCGGTCTCCGACTGGATGCGCTCGGTACCCGACCAGATCTCCCGCTGGGTGCCCGGTACGTACGCCTCCCTGGGCGCGGACGGCTTCGGCTTCGCGGACACCCGTGGTGCGGCCCGTCGCTACTTCCACATCGACGCGCAGTCGATCGTGCTGGGCGTGCTGACCGAGTTGGCGCGCGAGGGCAAGGTGGATCGCTCGGTGCTGAAGCAGGCCGTGGACCGCTATCAGCTGCTCGACGTGGCGGCGGCCGACCCCGGCCCTGCGGGCGGCGACGCCTGA
- a CDS encoding TetR family transcriptional regulator: protein MAAEPMAEPTGLRERKKQLTRDALVRASLELFISQGYEQTTVDEIADVVDVSQRTFFRYFTSKEEVAFALQDLVSNRFCALLKERPAHEVPFEALRNAVLLGWDHIDEALGQVAPVEIHFQTCLMIESTPALLAAHLRRSTEMEEQVARLIAAREGLDVDADPRPRTLVAAFSAVMRVAGQLWSRGDDPSKDALRDLTAEYLVQLGPALAQDWHGGHSGHGSRETALDGESVGAVSSEQ, encoded by the coding sequence ATGGCGGCCGAGCCCATGGCCGAGCCGACCGGGCTGCGTGAGCGAAAGAAGCAGCTCACCCGTGATGCGCTCGTGCGTGCGTCCTTGGAGCTGTTCATCTCCCAGGGGTACGAGCAGACCACCGTCGATGAGATCGCGGACGTGGTCGACGTCTCCCAGCGGACCTTCTTCCGGTACTTCACCAGCAAGGAGGAAGTGGCCTTCGCCCTCCAGGACCTCGTCAGCAACCGCTTCTGCGCACTCCTGAAGGAGCGCCCGGCCCACGAAGTGCCGTTCGAAGCCCTGCGGAACGCGGTCCTCCTGGGCTGGGACCACATCGACGAGGCGCTCGGCCAGGTCGCGCCGGTCGAGATCCACTTCCAGACCTGCCTCATGATCGAGTCGACACCCGCCCTGCTCGCCGCGCATCTGCGCCGCTCCACGGAGATGGAAGAGCAGGTCGCCCGGCTGATCGCGGCGCGCGAAGGGCTCGATGTCGACGCGGACCCCCGACCGCGCACCCTGGTGGCGGCCTTCAGCGCGGTGATGAGGGTGGCCGGACAGCTGTGGAGCCGTGGCGACGACCCCAGCAAGGACGCCCTGCGGGACCTGACCGCCGAATACCTGGTGCAGCTGGGTCCGGCACTGGCCCAGGACTGGCACGGCGGGCACAGCGGGCACGGGAGCCGCGAGACCGCGCTCGACGGTGAATCAGTAGGAGCAGTGAGCAGTGAGCAGTGA
- a CDS encoding DUF475 domain-containing protein: protein MVLKTFGWSFAVTALGLVAAVLYGGWTAFGIVAILSILEISLSFDNAVVNAGILKKMNAFWQKIFLTIGILIAVFGMRLVFPVVIVAVSAQLGPIEAVELALNDKDKYEELVTDAHPSIAAFGGMFLLMIFLNFIFEDREIKWLAWLERPLAKLGKVEALSVCIALIVLMVSAMTFAVNAHQHGGGHANKAETVLLSGVAGLITYLIVAGLSSFFENKLEEEEEREHEEEEKARKSGKKVTAVAVGGKAAFFMFMYLEVLDASFSFDGVIGAFAITNDIVLMALGLGIGAMYVRSLTVYLVRQGTLDEYVYLEHGAHYAIGALAIILLVTIQYQIHELITGLVGVALIGWSFVSSLRRNREVAAQEALSEKAEPHS, encoded by the coding sequence GTGGTTCTGAAAACCTTCGGCTGGTCGTTCGCGGTTACCGCGCTCGGCTTGGTCGCAGCGGTGCTCTACGGAGGATGGACCGCGTTCGGGATCGTGGCGATCCTGTCCATCCTTGAGATCTCGCTATCGTTCGACAACGCGGTCGTCAACGCCGGCATCCTGAAGAAGATGAATGCCTTCTGGCAGAAGATCTTCCTCACGATCGGCATTCTCATCGCCGTATTCGGTATGCGGCTGGTATTCCCCGTCGTCATCGTCGCTGTCAGTGCTCAGCTCGGCCCCATCGAGGCGGTCGAACTGGCACTCAACGACAAGGACAAGTACGAGGAACTGGTGACCGACGCCCACCCGTCGATCGCCGCCTTCGGTGGCATGTTCCTCCTGATGATCTTCCTCAACTTCATCTTCGAGGACCGGGAGATCAAGTGGCTGGCCTGGCTGGAGCGCCCGCTCGCCAAGCTCGGCAAGGTCGAGGCCCTCTCGGTCTGCATCGCCCTGATCGTTTTGATGGTCAGCGCCATGACGTTCGCCGTCAACGCCCATCAGCACGGCGGTGGCCATGCGAACAAGGCTGAGACGGTTCTCCTCTCCGGTGTCGCCGGTCTGATCACTTATCTGATCGTCGCCGGTCTCTCCAGCTTCTTCGAGAACAAGCTCGAAGAAGAGGAGGAACGCGAACACGAGGAGGAGGAGAAGGCCCGCAAGAGCGGGAAGAAGGTCACCGCCGTCGCCGTCGGTGGCAAGGCCGCCTTCTTCATGTTCATGTACCTGGAGGTCCTGGACGCGTCGTTCTCCTTCGACGGAGTCATCGGCGCGTTCGCGATCACCAATGACATCGTGCTCATGGCCCTCGGTCTCGGCATCGGTGCCATGTACGTCCGATCGCTCACCGTCTACCTGGTGCGCCAGGGAACGCTCGACGAGTACGTGTACCTGGAGCACGGCGCCCACTACGCGATCGGCGCACTGGCGATCATCCTGCTGGTCACCATCCAGTACCAGATCCACGAACTGATCACCGGCCTGGTCGGTGTCGCCCTGATCGGCTGGTCCTTCGTGTCGTCGCTGCGACGGAATCGAGAGGTCGCCGCTCAGGAAGCCCTGAGCGAAAAGGCCGAGCCACACTCCTGA
- a CDS encoding MFS transporter: MDKTPQDDPLGPRDVAAGPAKGLRGHPWLTLFAVAIGVMMVALDGTIVAIANPAIAADLKATMADVQWISHGYFLALAVTLITAGKLGDRFGHRQTFLIGIVGFAASSAAIGFSEGIVSIVTFRVAQGLFGALLMPAALGLLRATFPAEKLNMAIGIWGMVIGASTAGGPIVGGLLVEHVSWQSVFFINVPVGIIALILGLVILKDHRAENAPKSFDVPGILLLSGGMFCLVWALIKAGEWGWGDGKTWGFIGASIVAFALFAFWENKVAEPLIPLKLFRSVPLSAGVVLMVLMAIGFMGGLFFVTFYLQNVHGMSPVDSGLHLLPLTGMMIVGSPLAGAVITKVGPRIPLAGGMLFTTIALFGMSTLETDTSSLTMSIWFALLGLGLAPVMVGATEVIVGNAPMELSGVAGGLQQAAMQIGGSLGTAVLGAVMAAKVNSDLAGNWVAAKLPLLPPEQMDKAAEAVEVGVAPVGEGTPPELVAKITEVAHDTFVSGMGLACLVAAGISALAIGVALLTKRGANAEAGAGAAHI, from the coding sequence ATCGACAAGACGCCGCAGGATGACCCCCTGGGGCCACGCGACGTAGCGGCGGGTCCGGCCAAGGGGCTTCGCGGCCACCCTTGGCTGACGCTCTTCGCAGTGGCCATCGGCGTGATGATGGTCGCACTGGACGGCACCATCGTAGCCATCGCCAATCCCGCGATAGCCGCCGACCTCAAGGCCACGATGGCCGACGTCCAATGGATCAGCCACGGCTACTTCCTGGCGCTCGCCGTCACCCTGATCACCGCGGGCAAGCTGGGTGACCGCTTCGGCCACCGCCAGACCTTCCTCATCGGCATCGTCGGCTTCGCCGCGTCGTCTGCGGCCATCGGATTCTCCGAAGGCATCGTCTCGATCGTGACCTTCCGAGTGGCCCAGGGCCTCTTCGGAGCCCTGTTGATGCCCGCCGCGCTCGGTCTGCTCCGGGCGACCTTCCCCGCCGAGAAGCTGAACATGGCGATCGGCATCTGGGGCATGGTCATCGGTGCGTCCACCGCGGGCGGACCGATTGTCGGCGGTCTGCTGGTCGAGCACGTCAGCTGGCAGTCCGTGTTCTTCATCAACGTTCCCGTGGGCATCATCGCCCTGATCCTCGGTCTGGTGATCCTCAAGGATCACCGAGCGGAGAACGCCCCCAAGTCCTTCGACGTCCCCGGCATCCTGCTGCTGTCGGGCGGCATGTTCTGTCTCGTCTGGGCGCTGATCAAGGCCGGCGAGTGGGGCTGGGGCGATGGCAAGACATGGGGCTTCATCGGTGCCTCGATCGTCGCCTTCGCGCTGTTCGCCTTCTGGGAGAACAAGGTCGCCGAGCCGCTGATCCCGCTGAAGCTGTTCCGCTCGGTGCCGCTGTCTGCCGGTGTGGTGCTGATGGTGCTCATGGCCATCGGCTTTATGGGCGGTCTGTTCTTCGTCACCTTCTACCTTCAGAACGTCCACGGCATGAGCCCGGTCGACAGCGGTCTGCATCTGCTACCGCTCACCGGAATGATGATCGTCGGCTCCCCGCTGGCCGGCGCGGTGATCACCAAGGTCGGACCGCGGATCCCGCTCGCGGGCGGCATGCTCTTCACCACGATCGCCCTGTTCGGCATGTCCACCCTGGAGACCGACACCAGCAGCCTGACGATGTCGATCTGGTTCGCCCTGCTCGGTCTCGGCCTCGCGCCGGTCATGGTGGGTGCGACCGAGGTCATCGTGGGCAACGCCCCGATGGAGTTGTCCGGTGTCGCCGGCGGTCTCCAGCAGGCAGCCATGCAGATCGGCGGCAGCCTCGGCACCGCGGTGCTGGGCGCGGTCATGGCCGCCAAGGTCAACAGCGATCTCGCGGGCAACTGGGTCGCCGCGAAGCTCCCGCTGCTGCCCCCCGAGCAGATGGACAAGGCCGCCGAGGCCGTCGAGGTCGGTGTGGCGCCGGTCGGCGAGGGCACCCCGCCCGAGCTGGTCGCCAAGATCACCGAGGTCGCGCATGACACGTTCGTGTCCGGCATGGGCCTCGCCTGCCTCGTCGCTGCGGGCATCTCGGCTCTGGCCATCGGGGTGGCGCTGCTGACCAAGCGCGGCGCCAACGCGGAGGCGGGCGCCGGCGCGGCCCACATCTGA
- a CDS encoding TerD family protein, which produces MGVSLSKGGNVSLTKAAPGLTAVTVGLGWDIRTTTGTDFDLDASALLTNAEGKVTSDGNFVFFNNLKSADGSVEHTGDNLTGEGEGDDEQIKIHLASVPADVDKIVFPVSIYEAESRQQSFGQVRNAFIRVVNQADNNELARYDLSEDASTETAMVFGELYRNGAEWKFRAIGQGYASGLRGIAQDFGVNV; this is translated from the coding sequence GTGGGAGTCAGCCTCAGCAAGGGCGGCAACGTCTCGCTGACCAAGGCCGCGCCCGGCCTCACCGCCGTTACGGTGGGCCTGGGCTGGGACATCCGTACCACCACCGGCACGGACTTCGACCTGGATGCCAGCGCCCTGCTGACGAACGCCGAGGGCAAGGTCACCAGCGACGGCAACTTCGTCTTCTTCAACAACCTCAAGAGCGCCGACGGCTCCGTTGAGCACACCGGGGACAACCTCACGGGTGAGGGCGAGGGCGACGACGAGCAGATCAAGATCCATCTGGCGTCGGTCCCGGCGGACGTCGACAAGATCGTCTTCCCGGTCTCGATCTATGAGGCCGAGAGCCGGCAGCAGTCGTTCGGACAGGTGCGCAACGCGTTCATCCGCGTGGTCAACCAGGCGGACAACAATGAACTGGCTCGCTACGACCTGAGCGAGGACGCCTCGACCGAGACCGCGATGGTCTTCGGCGAGCTCTACCGCAACGGCGCGGAGTGGAAGTTCCGAGCCATCGGCCAGGGCTACGCCTCCGGTCTGCGCGGCATCGCGCAGGACTTCGGCGTCAACGTCTGA
- a CDS encoding alpha/beta hydrolase, which yields MTPFSPSPALAGWRGLLALAVVFIMLTTTGWTAERQRSAPRDFFEAESTAWRKARVDGRALPGTDSTPSQLAAFFASLDRARSDRLAQRFPLVVGNLNGAPVALRYQANRAAIARSLAVETQRRKTARLTAEGRHHSMRRIHRFQALMRPGRQILAFDPAGSGRAAEVFGSLERADRVSVIVPGVDTDLLTFQRSARKYSAPVGMAQSLYAAERVASPRTRTAVIAWADYIAPAGLGMDSATGRLAENGAVRLTRLVDALPGASEIALFCHSYGSVVCGLAARELSPRVTDIAVAGSPGMRAGNVTELRARARVWAMRDRDDWIEDVPHLQVGGLGHGADPMAPEFGARVMSADGAIGHSGYFEPGTESIANLAVIGVGSYAEVVCSPADIECGHDIFGEAAA from the coding sequence GTGACTCCTTTCAGCCCTTCTCCCGCCCTGGCCGGTTGGCGCGGTCTCCTTGCGCTCGCGGTCGTGTTCATCATGTTGACCACCACCGGTTGGACCGCCGAACGCCAGCGGAGCGCGCCGCGTGACTTCTTCGAGGCGGAGTCGACGGCATGGCGCAAAGCCAGGGTCGACGGCCGTGCCCTACCCGGCACGGACAGCACGCCCTCGCAGCTGGCCGCCTTCTTCGCCTCGCTCGACCGCGCCCGGAGCGATCGGCTCGCCCAGCGTTTCCCGTTGGTGGTCGGCAATCTCAACGGCGCCCCGGTCGCGCTGCGCTATCAGGCCAATCGCGCGGCCATTGCCCGCTCGCTCGCCGTCGAGACCCAGCGACGCAAGACGGCCCGGCTCACCGCCGAAGGTCGCCACCACAGCATGCGACGCATCCATCGCTTCCAGGCACTGATGCGGCCCGGACGGCAGATCCTGGCCTTCGATCCGGCCGGCTCCGGCAGGGCTGCCGAGGTCTTCGGCAGTCTGGAACGGGCCGACCGGGTCTCGGTGATCGTCCCCGGGGTCGACACCGATCTCCTCACCTTCCAGCGCAGCGCCCGCAAGTACAGCGCCCCCGTGGGCATGGCCCAGTCGCTCTACGCCGCCGAACGCGTTGCCTCGCCCCGTACCCGTACCGCGGTCATCGCCTGGGCCGACTACATCGCTCCCGCTGGGCTCGGGATGGACTCGGCCACCGGGCGGCTCGCGGAGAACGGTGCGGTGCGGCTGACCCGGCTGGTCGACGCGCTGCCCGGCGCATCGGAGATCGCCCTGTTCTGCCACAGCTACGGTTCGGTGGTGTGCGGGCTCGCGGCCAGGGAGCTGTCGCCCCGCGTCACGGACATCGCGGTCGCGGGCAGCCCGGGGATGCGCGCCGGCAATGTGACCGAACTACGCGCCCGTGCCCGGGTGTGGGCGATGCGGGACCGGGATGATTGGATTGAGGACGTGCCCCATCTCCAGGTCGGCGGCCTAGGTCACGGCGCCGATCCCATGGCTCCCGAGTTCGGGGCACGGGTGATGTCGGCGGACGGCGCGATCGGCCACAGCGGCTATTTCGAGCCGGGCACCGAGAGCATCGCCAACTTGGCGGTGATAGGCGTCGGGTCCTACGCCGAGGTGGTCTGCTCACCCGCGGACATCGAGTGCGGCCACGATATTTTCGGTGAAGCAGCGGCCTGA